The DNA window ctgtagctgtccgatgggtatgcggggcgttgcaGTTGCTTACCGCGACCGacaaataagaaagcaaacattctttattatcatcctatgtattttaaattacgatcttccacattaatcaagggAGTGTAAAACGtaaattattacagctccaatagcttatattaaagtcacccaagagtcacaacatggttatgaaatggcaaagacagacagaaattaattgtatatgagcaagcaacataagggatctgttgtttgggtaaattatattgtagtatactatatatatgtggtgtggtggcgaattcgtgcagaaatttcagggtaaatacggcgaaatcgaaattggatcatactgccaatattgtgtagcggatataaagatccgtagtttttattttaaagtttcccTGCTAGTCTCTGGGCTCGCTGGATCATGCGGTCATGCCTTAGCCTATCTAATGAGTAGCGTTGCTGGGCGGGTCTCTGGTGGTGAGGGGAGCGGTAAAATAAGGTCGGTTGGGCGAAGTGGAAGCACAGTcgcgtgaagttttttttttttttttttactttttacaaggaatcgcggctagtatagttggagcccggcttcgttttggcaggacgaaagtctgttgttttttttgtttgtgttggagttggggattattggggctgcgccaccccaagcggagagcgtggcgggcagcctggtgtgcatacgccggacgccatctcggtctgcagcggaagacagagacgcggaggggctgtttgagtggtgtcgacgacagcgggtatgacgagtggcatcttcgggagtctaagtcgtgtcctggcatccggtggaactgaaggagctggggaatATCGTGGAGGAGGGCACCCGGATTAGCGGTGCTGAAGTGGAGGCAGCGCGCGCCGGTTTTGAGATCCAGGGCCCCGGAGCTGTGTTACACGGGCGTATACGCGGGCGATTTCGACCTTGGATGCAGCGCGAGTGAGTGACCCTGCCATACAGAGGCCTCCCCCTACAACTCATCTCGACCCATTCCGTCGTTGACTGGTAAACCtgctccttttcttcactctcctcaatcgggtgaaggtctcggcaaagttgcagatctggacaattgtatgcataagtgtgtgttggatgtaattaagcgcagtcgaagtgtttgtttaatgtcataTACGCGCTGTATTTTGAATAGGTGAATGACGATTGGTATTGTGCTATGCTTTGCTGTgtaaccctgagatgttttctttccttttttcccgttttgagttaaatctgtctttttctgttattgatgacaacgggacaaattggtgaattgcttaaaaaaaaaggggatgtttgaattattcaatttcctctgcgtcatcggggcctaatggtgcgttcgtttttctctcggaactcggaaattccgagttgagtgacatcacgtccgacaatctcccgttcgagctacccacatctcggaacaaacatggctgcctccatgaacacgttgctgtgtgttgttgctttatattttagcagatttggagttttacaaatgaagaaaatggagaaatttagatttttccgagagacaaacaagaaacacgaactagtcaaaccacattaaaagctttataaaatattttagtacattcatagcgatattcttttttcgaacagtaaataaactacaaacaaaccaagtcgccatgttgaaattacgtcacaagggcaactcgggcaacaaaatcttatggtgcgttcgtttttctctcggaactcggaaattccgagttgagtgacatcacgtccgacaatctcccgttcgagctacccacatctcggaacaaacatggctgcctccatgaacacgttgctgtgtgttgttgctttatattttagcagatttggagttttccaaatggaaaaaatggagaaatggagatttttccgagagacaaacaagaaacacgaactagtcaaaccacattaaaagctttataaaatattttagtacattcatagcgatattcttttttcgaacggtaaagaaactacaaacaaaccaagtcgccatgttgaaattacgtcacaggagCAACTCGGACCACAAAATCTTCTCCGACTttaacgtcataaaaggggcgtgtttccgacgggaagtgatgtttttcgtgacgtatcgtgacgttttcatccgagttccgacttggagagaaataatcgaacgcaccattatccgacttcaacgtcataaaaggggcgtgtttccgacgggaagtgatgtttttcgtgacgtttcgtgacgttttcatccgagttccgacttggagagaaataatcgaacgcaccataattcagctctgtggcctgaagtattttctttcatgccgtccgttttatagcttgctgtttaaggttggaggacagcggaaagagaagcgacctttccgtttacaataaatcactcgtttgtgtttagggtggtttatgcgttcaaacattgtgtaactacccgggggtaggggcgtcgcacccgacgtgctaggttttgggagtgcagggttgtcggcagattatatcggtacccggccgaaaacgtatatacttcagggtgccaccgtgtccatttttgtcccctgaacctgccttccaacaccctcccgcagcaggacgggtaaaacatatttgcacacgCAAATACTGGGACTAAAAGAACTCGGGGTGAGGGACTCAGATCCTCTCATTACTTAGTCTCGCTGGGTAGAATAACCGCCAGTTTTCCCCTACCAAGGCGGGGCGAAATTTCTCCGCTacaattgctcagaatcgctgtagctttccgatggtatcactttatttagaaatataaattcagttcttatcctttttaaaagttacatttttttcaaattgtctttcaaagtgtccctcagaatgacactggggctggggtgggcggggctacgagggggggagggggacgcggtcagaatggtatattaagaggagacctccgcatgtacagttactctacctctgcttccagcgagacaagagctccagattctgctcaaggtttcatcttttgtcgaacaactcgtcaagaatggcttccaaggcgtaagttgtgataaatttattattgcatttgaatgtgtagaaactgtggataacttgttcatccttgtatgtagtttactgacactgtgcttaagtctcttaaactgactactattgttaaaacttaaattgcatccactacaaaagtaaaacaatatttcgaagcaactttttttaattactaaaaactCGTCTTTTTCGAAAGACATTTTGTTAAGGTACTTTATCGattctcctgttttatctctttattttttgctctgtagcacttttgagattgctgaaatataaagtgcaatacaaataaaatgtattttatactaaTTATCTTTAAATTAGTAGTAAGGAGTATTAAAGTGtagaataccatttttttttatttgcagtgttcACAAAGGGCTTATATTtcttgatataaatgtaactaattagtaaacatgtttcagtagttgtgatcatgtagtttactaattacttttctcagtctgggacccatcaggatgacaatagatatgcaaatgttatttatccaaaccactgaggaatgaacaatgttgatgatgatgactggaatgggtcctgaaaatcatgaattaaatctaatattaagtaacacttccttgactgttacataaaactgttaattgtttttttttgttgtttttttttacatccgcagtacttccaacaggcatttcctgctctgccccgtgtgcaagaagacacaggcaagcctctcggtgcatctgactagggtgtgcatgaagagatcttcgaaagaagccatccaagaagtagtggagaaggcaaagcaggatgcgcttgaagttctgcagtggggcagggtgttcagctacaggcacctgcgagacattatggatgatgctaatcctatgagcaggttggtgggaaaactcttcagtcttttttacacatctcgcttcgtttcttcagtatgacatttactaacagtttttttatttacttatttatctgaaaggatgatccaggagctggagcgtcgccacatggtggtgcctgacaccccctccccagcagtagcggcgcagaccagcagtgttcctgtgatggctggtacaaccgtgcagcgaccggagagctcggcgactgagcagtcggaggacgcggtcagtgtcagcaacggcgagatctttcaagtgtgagtatgagtgtctcggatttgcagcttcattgataccttttgcttttgcttgtgagccaattgaaggtgcaattttaagacgaaatatgttttccacatggcagtacccgggaggtgcagtggccacagacctccaggcacatgatgcaggagaagggactgtaccggaaacattctctggaccatcccctcctgaagggcttcgccgcatacttggagaaggatctcctgaatgagaatttcaagcagacggtgaggtctcccataaaagttcattctattattttttggagctttatatctacgcaatatattcattaagtaatgccgatttttattttccaggtggaaaacgtcagcaggttcatgttttttgtgaaccctgaagagccatcccttgaatttctgagggagagggagaagacgaagctcttctttcgggagctgactgaggctggtctctccaggcagactcaggtcaactacatgaagagcctgaagaggttggtagcatgtagatttttaacagtatattgtaggtttgtgttgtattgtcgtatctgttttcttcaaggaagttcagtcttcccactattgtcatggtggcatgtacaagtttatgtacatatggatacttacatacatgtccttcctctgacagattcctcaagtaccacaccgtggccaccgacctccggcgtgacaacattgccttgtggaatgaggcaatgttcttcgtggagtacctgggctcactccagcagagctctgcaaagttggtgagtaaggagatgacgcaaaggaggtaagttcaactgtcaacacccgttaaattccatattatgatttgattatacatctcctctactgtgtttaacacactcataatgttttttttttatctccctcactgctcctggagtgcactgcatggagaagcagagccattttacattgtgagcacattttattaaaatgtgtactgtattgattaggattgacagtaattgaattttcttctcccacccacatagtcatgtcattctcacggggatgagcccagagaagagtccagaggactgctgggccgtgctgagggctgccaagaacgacttcttggcagtccttggcaaggtgtatccggaggagatgcccctggagtgtgcagagtgctgccttgtcctctactacctggaggccacggtgattctgaatcatctccagccaccaggcgtggtggagcacatgaccgtaagtgttgtattctttttgtcttcacttttcctttttgccgatactcttatttatcagtgggacatcattgtattgtgtaggtccaggagtggatgaccaggagcacgtccgaggccgaccatacggtgattgtggtgaaggaacacaagacgtcggcgcagcaagcggccacgtttgcattgtcctctgaggaggagacggtaagtatatcaagtttgataagatttatttcatggtttatttcaagagcagcgatttaatctgttttcctctgccaacagtggttcgacatctacttcacccaggtacggccacagctcctgagctccaagaggagccggacgacactggatgacctgggaggagacaaacggttcttcgtctccaccgcaggcaggccggcgttcaacgcttcgaatgacctcaaccggctgcaccaaaagtgagctgatcgtcatgattaattccccctataatatgttctacatacgtgttgtgtgagacgtattaataaatgtatttttgtattttagatacaagctggatccagtcacctaccagacggcccggcgcatctttgagacggccaccaaggacttgacggaccaagagaagtccttggtggccgattacctcactcattccactgcgacggctgacgagcactaccggatgaagcagtcgcggaatgtggtgctggccagtaagctgctgaagaagctggcaggtgactcaaggtaggcatgttttctgtttgtcaacacacttaccaacatcaagacacacaaccaaagccctcaccactgaacactaaccttaaacgtttgtgggtttttttttttttttttaatttttatctcagcgctgactctgcagaggaaggacccagctgttctgcccgtggtgccgcacgggatgctgccctggcatccaaccaacagatggatgtccaggcagcattcgatcagctccttcggacccaccccgtgaccctggatggcgacatcccagacaagacagcacgctcgcagacgtcaggccggtttcagcggcagctctatgatcgctggctgaaggcccagatgaggatgcgcgtacggcatgtcttgtgtgagtattgtttgtggcactgacattttttactgtgaaacggtcctatctacataggcttcttaactaacaacaatttactttgttcttgacagcacactttggcagacggcagcccaccgagtcccgggtcgacgcttggatcaggaaccaaggctggaaaagtaacgttcccagcgcggccagcgttctgaaggactggagaccagtgggttcggtggacactgccgtggactctagccacatccaggagctcatccacaaccagaagtggaagggacttgtggtgatggacattgcggggaaggggaagggagtctgcgccacccggcagttccaggctggtgaggtggtgtgtgactaccacgggccggtagtcacagccactgagggccagcggattcactcatcgacgaaggaagaagaatctggctacatgttcttcttccggaacagccataagtctgagtgtgcctgtcacccgggcatacagccttttggccggctgattaatcattcccataagaaggccaacctccggccaagactgtacagcccagccgtcgggggacaggacgttattttgcttttggccctgaacaggattaatgttggggaggaactgttgttcgattatggggtgcagaggaaatcgttcaggggagagggactgagaaccattgagaacatgtagttaatttttggcaagatcatcattttgattgttgctactcttcccaaaagtgatgtgggtagattattccaccgtgcaaggttgggcagattattcattcatcaaatttaaagctcttaatttctaatcaattggcccaagtacatcctgattgcactgtactattttcttgtatgcactttttatgtgaaataactctttaaatgtgaaataaagtcacacttttctagtataattattttgggggtttttttgacaatgtataaagtttaagaccttgtcgttgctgaggggtaacagacttcggaagggcctgacagtctgtacggatgcctggaatgagGTCTGTTTGAACCGCATCATAACAATTGGAGTTGCACTTcgagttaatttgatttgaacattcaaagcagctcagatttgcagcttcccagcgagagacaagacgtgatcgagatgtctgccctgaacgccagtgtgcctctggagaatcgactggctcctgccaaatggggcagtcagtgtccggatcgctccggaagacatccccggttcagttagccatggtaaggacggcaaagtgatgcccagaatagctcagcactcgaagaatgaaagtcagaatagggttggctggtcttgttgaatcttgcagtctgtgataactatcttattttggaactacatgtcttaggatactagataataaaatggttgacttttaagcaaacggtgatttgttaccatgaagcagtaaaaatacggggctcttttcggcatgtctgctgtattgtataatgaaatcagtaaaatcTGTCGCTGTGATGTGTGAATGGATAAAGttttaacttcttttttttgactggctatatttaccataatataagctgcacagaaatggtcctcatattgttttaaaggtattgtccagctctataggttgaacaaataatatgccatccccatacgaataattaccatgggttattaaagtattaaaaattcaataacaaaacacctgtatttcaaaattgatcaattttttaaataaatctagcaaataatgtcatgaacatctccagaaaatttggtctttggtttttacgttgttgctgagacatcattacttaattatgtgaaatgtctatcaaaaccacagttccttacaatgctgttagcagtagcagaatagcagttagtgatcaaggcatggtacagggttattatttttcaagacaacttcaactattgccagaactagctgtggaaatataatttaaattaaaacatttcaaattactatcaaaattgaataaaaagacaatattgccaaagtaactgggaaaaaagagaattaatggcacagtcagaatagtttattttcctcttaagtttacacctttgactagacactggcctactaaaaagggccttcatttgtcaaaaagcctgaacaaaacaaaaataaataaactagattggcttttatgctactagggcaaggaaagcatttcaacattggtgtaataatgcataagatacatcagtttccagtgtggtttttcgctgctgttctgcatatcaggaaatctgtgcactaactggtGTGTTAACAgtcaagttcccctgttgaaacgcaggcggcccgattcaagaccagcgcataagtctcccaagcttgcgtttcctgtatccaataagatggcagaatttttctcaatgtgcaatactgactgccaagtgtgatttctgtgatgtgtgtgatgtagttttgttgtagagtgacataaggattcactttaattaaatgtgctgtcccctgtctttttaaccccaaaggacgaaccagcaccagtggtggaggccatcggaggaaatgccgcactgggccgccggcacccagctccatcaccgtgtctgccgccacttcgtctactccctccccggtggcaaccagcaggggtcagcagggctcaggacgccgtagaaatacggcgggaggccggtcaggacgtagaaattggtgtaaaaaacaaaaggggccatttacaaaaaatgtacagaatctagtacgcttcagtaactgcaaattgggaaacccgtttgactcaacccaagtgggtgggaagatcccgtgtgaggatctcacccagagtgacaacgaggttgcaaccatcctgtgtcgcactccatctatgtcagagcctgagcctTGCTCACCGGCCGCCTCCTCCACTTCATTCTTAGTTCTgtcacccatcccatcctcttttgtctcctctccatctccatctttttttacagactctcctcctccgtcaccacacgtagtctcacatgtaagcccagccccacatccatcttcagctccggccatggttcatcccacccctccgtatcaggttccagcgcacccctcatctcagctggttacgggtccgacacccccatttatgtccccttctgttgtttttgaaaaaatggaaagattcaataagttgcataactattatcttagcaactaccctaaaatgacctatgaggccaagtgcttaacttaccattggtgtattcagttttggagtgagtttttaaatgcaatttccatctgcaagcaggggagggaccaaaacctagaggctcactacacgtatgttgacaattgggttgatgaagctgaggtgatatttcctaatgatgcgctggaccagctgagtgccatccccggggtcctggagttggctgtggagatgggctatctgtgtgatgtaaatagttttttattgaacctgtaaataattaggtgagagatctcacaagtacttaggataagataagattaagatagtttaaccttaacttatcctaagtttgtatgacataagattagaataagatcagactaatatagtgtaagttaagataaggttaagataagattttgtataacatatggtaacatagaataagataagactaatatagtgtaagttaagataaggttaagataagattgtataacgtaagataacatagaattagataagactaagatagggtaagataaggttaagataagattgtataacgtaaggtaacatagaataatataagactaagatataaataaatgtggattattttgcatttggtttgtgtctgtgtggttatttaaaacattgtgaagtttgaaacaaaatttgattagcttaaataatgattggttaaactcatgcacatgtagagaattgtagtggacttgccattgaattaaaggtttcttcagttctcaagtgcaatgcaaaaaacatagaggggcaattcattaaatgatgcaagcacagggacatgattttggtgttaaacccaaattgcatgaccattctgccgcaaatacaggcctttaaggttaaaggtgccatccaactctactttgaaaacttgtgaaactgataaagtacatgtttctttgttttctgcacatgcgtccaccaaacggaaggggcctgagagtggcattaagagtctgcagctgtatattattattattattatatatataaaattatatttatattataatattatattatataagctaatttcctagatccttaaatttgcaagcatagtggtgacatagtttcatggacaaagagcaagtcctaaatgaccaacagcaagcagttatgaaacaggaaaaagagagaaagagtccgacggagtcaccactacatccagtaccaggggggtcagccacgtttccgtgaaacgtgatatattgcagtttcttgcatcacgctggaaccccaaccttgttcttaggtcacctagttcAGACTGGACAtttgcgagcgggactctgggcaggcgatgtgctcgtttcctcagtctgtttcggacgccggcgtgtgtcccacagtgcttctttgttcggcgccgcggggtcatgcggccgtgtcctttgtttggtttgttttacacaaacgtaaaagcatggactatacccctaaagggaggccttattgaaataatatggatcatttaaggcctgcattcaaatattacattaaaatgactaaattaaaattattaagtttacccatctttatcactctgccttaaacaaaggagacgcctgaatctcctcggtatacagagtacactttagatgggcagtaagtgcatttccctgccactccaaggaagccggtgtggatgtgcaggctagctgtttggtccctgtttcaggttcatgcggcagaatctgcaaaggcgccctgcttgtcgtgagtctggccttttcctctttttctccatcttcttctccacccgtttcttggcagcctccagctccttctggaagaattctgtctctgcaaattcatctaaggccattttggggttagagagcccctcagcaaaaaatgttacgtttgtaaacaaaaatcaggtaacactacttaaggccattgctttagcaatttataaacacattcataactaataataatgaatccgtaaagtattagaaacatggctataattatttatcaaaaggcagaacacattatacccatgtgtattatgcattatgaatgatttatgaagctctcatctggaatgcactatagataccctcataatgcattatgatggtcggaataatacagctttctactgcattacaaaggtatctatagtgcattatagatgagagcttcataaggcagtcatagtgcataataaacatggcaatgtgttatgcccttttagaaatatagccgtgtttataatgcttcatgaatgcattataatgcatggtcaatgtgtttaaaaatgactaaaacaaaaaaagatgttaccaaaaatcatttatggttctgcctgtgatgctatcaacactcaagcttttctggtcagtgcaatttataattgttcagacagataatagtctaccatgtgagcgatgctcaggtcactgatcaacacaagtttgtcagaaacggactgacaagattttttaacgttatgacaaaactatacacacaaatatgtaaaacgatcatgtccattcattatcccatgtgccattttactacaagccatggacacataggctatgcggcaaacctagcttcagcctcttaccaagtgagcgatgctagctaattggtgacacaaaattactaTCAGTACCGTGGcgacaagattttatcatacaacaacataaaaaccacacacattatcaaataacggtcatgacaattcattatttagtgcataattacagggaacgtatgagagacaaaagtctgtcagttctctctcgtcaaacaagtgaaatggatgctagtgataatgttactataagcgagctgttatgaaaacacctggcggtataactgtaaatttatcctgtagttctacatttatctcaaacatgtcattctgacactgatatgtcttcaagccatcattagtggctccctcatctggcctcagtagtggttgcatcccagagccaccagcagcctgctggtcttggtggcaccccagtgtttgcttgtagaggagatgctcagtggcagtgatggtgggagtcccagatgagacaagatgagcacagagctgtccagcccattgttgccaatggtcacattctaccagaa is part of the Paramormyrops kingsleyae isolate MSU_618 chromosome 25, PKINGS_0.4, whole genome shotgun sequence genome and encodes:
- the LOC140583092 gene encoding uncharacterized protein; this encodes MASKATSNRHFLLCPVCKKTQASLSVHLTRVCMKRSSKEAIQEVVEKAKQDALEVLQWGRVFSYRHLRDIMDDANPMSRMIQELERRHMVVPDTPSPAVAAQTSSVPVMAGTTVQRPESSATEQSEDAVSVSNGEIFQVTREVQWPQTSRHMMQEKGLYRKHSLDHPLLKGFAAYLEKDLLNENFKQTVENVSRFMFFVNPEEPSLEFLREREKTKLFFRELTEAGLSRQTQVNYMKSLKRFLKYHTVATDLRRDNIALWNEAMFFVEYLGSLQQSSAKLVSKEMTQRR
- the LOC140583091 gene encoding uncharacterized protein — protein: MEKQSHFTFHVILTGMSPEKSPEDCWAVLRAAKNDFLAVLGKVYPEEMPLECAECCLVLYYLEATVILNHLQPPGVVEHMTVQEWMTRSTSEADHTVIVVKEHKTSAQQAATFALSSEEETWFDIYFTQVRPQLLSSKRSRTTLDDLGGDKRFFVSTAGRPAFNASNDLNRLHQKYKLDPVTYQTARRIFETATKDLTDQEKSLVADYLTHSTATADEHYRMKQSRNVVLASKLLKKLAGDSSADSAEEGPSCSARGAARDAALASNQQMDVQAAFDQLLRTHPVTLDGDIPDKTARSQTSGRFQRQLYDRWLKAQMRMRVRHVLSHFGRRQPTESRVDAWIRNQGWKSNVPSAASVLKDWRPVGSVDTAVDSSHIQELIHNQKWKGLVVMDIAGKGKGVCATRQFQAGEVVCDYHGPVVTATEGQRIHSSTKEEESGYMFFFRNSHKSECACHPGIQPFGRLINHSHKKANLRPRLYSPAVGGQDVILLLALNRINVGEELLFDYGVQRKSFRGEGLRTIENM